TGGCAAAACGTATGTCATGTGCCCTCTGAATATTTTCATGAACATTTGGCTATTGATTGATTGTTATATGTTAAAATAGAGTACTGATTGTTCTGTATTGTTGCAGGTGAGATGCTTGTACCTGAAGAGCACGATGGGAAAGGTGTACCGGTTGTTCTAGGCTCTAGTCTTCTAGGATTTCCAGGAGATTGACAACTTGGAACTTTTGTTGCTTTCTCAATTATCAAATTTTCGTGCGCGACGAGTGACAATTATTGTCTTGTACCGAGATGGTTTGTTCTATTGTCTGGAACTTGATGACATTTTATCCGTTGTCCCTGTGCCTTCCTACTGCTCTGCCTGCTGTCAGTCATCAGCTTAACGCTAGGTTCAGCATTGGTCCATTGGTATTTACGACCGTCAGAATCTTATTTTACCGTGTGTCCGTTGGTGGAATCTCGGTGTATCCGTGCTGCCTGCTGGGAGCCTTGGAGCATCCCAGTCGTTTCTTTGGAGTCTGCACGGACGAGTTTTGTCTTTCGTTCTCACTTCTCACCCATTTCTCTGGATTGTATCGCCGTTTGCCCATCTGGGACTGAAGTTACTGTTCAAGGTGGCATTTACTAATTTTATATTTCAGTTTCAAGCGCAGATAACTCCGTGGCCACTAACCACAAAACAGCTATAAAAACCACAGCCATCCCGACTCAAAAAACACAACGTCACTAGCTACTGATCCCAGCCATGGCAAGCCGAGCTCTCACCCCCTTCCAGTTCGCCGCCATCCTCCTGGTGGCGCTCTTCGCCAAGTGCAATGCTGGCAGCATCGCTGTGTACTGGGGCCAGAACGACGGCGAGGTGTCACTGGCTAAGACATGCGCGTCAGGTAACTACAAGTTCGTCGTCGTTGCTTTCCTCCCCAAGTTCGGCAAGGGCCAGAAGCCGGAGCTGAACCTCGCCGGCCACTGCGACCCTTCATCTGGCGGCTGCAAAAGCCTGAGCAAGGACATCCACTCGTGCCAGCGCCGCGGCGTCAAGGTCCTCCTCTCCCTTGGCGGTGCGGACGGCAGCTACGGCCTCTCGTCCCGCGGCGATGCACGACAGGTTGCCATGTACCTCTGGAACACCTTCCTGGGCGGCACGAGCTCGTCGTCTCGTCCCCTCGGGGACGCTGTGCTCGACggcatcgacttcgacatcgagAAAGGCGGCTCCAAGTTCTGGGGTGACCTCGCCAGGGACCTCAAGAACTTGGACAAGGGCGTGCTGCTGAGCGCGGCGCCACAGTGCCCTTTCCCCGACCAATGGGACGACGGCGCGATCAGGACGGGGCTGTTCGACTTCGTGTGGGTGCAGTTCTACAACAACCCGGAGTGCCAGATCAGCGCGGGCCGTGGAGCATTCTTGGCCGCGTGGAAGAGATGGGAGTCATTGCCGATAGGGAAGCTCTTCCTGGGGCTGCCGGCTTCCAAGGACGCGGCGGGCACCGGGTTCGTGCCCGCCGGCAAGCTCAAGTCGGTACTGCCGCTCATCAAGGGCACGCCCAAGTACGGCGGCGTCATGCTGTGGGCCAAGTTCTATGACGACCGCATTGGATACAGCTCCGCCATCAAGAGCCACGTCTGATTCTCCCTGGTGTTTCTTCGCTTCATTGGTACTCATGTGTTAAGTGTTTGAGATAACTCCGTATTGGTAGCGACTATGTCCCAATATGCAAGGATCACGGTGTAGTTTCTTTGAAGCCATGTCCCAATCACATCAAATTTGGAACTCTACATATTACATTGTAAACTACATCGTTGATATTTCTATATAAAATAAAAGTATAATTATTGGTCAATGAACTATAGCTCGAGTTCAGCATCGATCctaaatttgttttttttttaaattgcatcgATCTTAAATTTGAATACCACTAACTTTTTTGAGGGAATGCCATCATGGCGCACTTTATTAATTTGGCAAAATAGTTACATCATTAACCAGAGTATTAATCAGGAACCCTGGGGGTTCATCGACCCACGTACAAGATTCATTTCTATCATAAGCAAACTAACTGACAGCATAACATCTCAATATTTTAGACAGGACAACTTTGGGCCTCTCCTGCCTAGAAGCAGTTTGATAGGTGACGTGGCAGTGGTTTCACATAAGTGGCACAAACTAAACATTTTCTCAATACATCACAACAATGGTTAAATAAGGAAAACCGGATAAAGGAATTAAAATAATAATGACATATTCAAATTGCAAAGATAATCTGTCAATAAAAAATTAAGTAGGGGAGAAAACAAGTTTAGGAGTATTCACGAAATCTTAGGAATTATTTGTGAGCACTCTCTATTTTTTCTGGGTTTTCCCTCATACTTatgattttattttctttttaatttccTTGTTGTATACCACATATGGTGTTCCTATTTTTTTTCATTTGTATTATAATTTTACTTAtatttttctactccctccatatCGTAATAAGTGATATTTTGGGTTTGACGACTAACTTTGAATGTAACATATGTATAAACAACATAAAAATATAAGATTTTAGAAATATTTTTGAGACAAATCTATACTATGGTATTTgcaacttggaaaaattaaaatGATACTCATGGACAAAGTATATTTTTGTGACTGAAGGTATTGCCCAAAACGTCACTTATTTGTGATACGGACGGAGTAattcttttttttttaatttcatcCAAACATATTCTTGACTTTACTACTACGTTTACGAAATCACTTCAATATCATCCATTAAACCGGCTCGGGTCGGAAGAGGGCCCAAAGCTTTTTAGTTTAAAAGGTGGAGGTGTCATGTATTTTGGCATTGAAGTTGCGGAACCTGTATTTTTGGATCATAACCAATGAACCAAAACAAAATGCACGTGTCCATCAAATTGACTAGGTGAAAGGCATTTTCCACTCATGGATTGAGATGGATTGCATTAAGGAATGCTTGACGCACATCGTCCATGAAAGAAGAATGGGAAAAGAAGTCATGATGTCATTGACCATGCTTTGCTCTTGAGAAATTTGAAACAAATGTACCGCGAGAGTCTTCCGCAACATCCCTACCCTCCACACCTTGTTTTACCTTGCAATAAAATTGAGACAAGAAATTGGGTTTTCTCCGCCGCTACACACTTGAGGTCATATTTGGAGGGAGAGCAGACTTCTATCGTTTCATGTTGTACTATACTCTTTCTTATCAAATGAATGAAGGCTAATTTTTGCCCCCGCTTAATATTCTTCTCCCACAAAACTACCGGAACCGACCTAAAAAAGGAAGGAGTCGTTCCTACCTTGCAAGTATACAGGTCTCTAAGGCGAGGCTGGGTTGTTAGGGCTTCAATTTAACTAACGGAATACGTGGAATATGCCATCAAAAGTTTAACTTCAGAAAAATTCATCCGATGATGAATCATATATTTTTCTAGTGATATATAAACACATTTTACTAGTCAAATTGAAGACCTTAAACCTGTACCTGCCTTATAAACCCTAATTGAAGGAGTATTTGAAATTAAGCAATACATGTAGTTTTGTGAGGTTGTGGATCTGCATGAGTACTGAAAATCACCAAATTCAGTAGAAACATTTAATATTCCTTTGTTTAGAAGCATTAACCATAGTTGAGGTAGCTTCAAGCCGCAAATTGTTGTGCCACAATAAACTATCAATACAAGTATGAGAGCATCTACAACGGGACCCTCATACCCACTCCAAACATCCAGATGGGCTGCTCGGTTAGTCTCCTGACGGAAAAATGCCATCTAACCGGGCTCCCCATATCCGGCCTAAACGCCCGTACTGACCGGTACTCTCCATACCTGGCCCATACCTGGAGCAGCTATGGGGACGCCTGGAGCGGGTGCCACGTCAGATCGGTCGACTAGGGCCCGCGCTGCTCCCATCAATGCCCCCACAGATACCCCACTATATCGGACAAACCCTAGTTAAACCCTATCTTTCTCAGTCTGCACCCGTCTTCTCCGCTTCCTCCCAAATCCACCTCTTCCACCATGGCCAACTCCGGTCAGGACTTCAACAACGAGCCCGATCCATGGACTGGGACGGTCCCGTGAAGGAGGAGGATGACAGATCTAGCATTGCGCCAGATGAGGAGGAGCTCGCGCTCCGCATCGCCATCCAGCTCTCGCGCGTGGACACCGATGGGAGCTCGAGCTCCGTGGCACCCGACGTGAGCTCCTCCACCTTCCGCCAGCGGAATGCGGGTCATGGTTGTCCGTCCCGCTTCGCGTCGCTCCAGATCTGGAGCGCGGGCATCTCCCCTTCCCCTCCGGCGCCAACATCACCGGACAGCGGTGGGAGCTCGTGCCTGTGGCTCCCGTGCGGATGCCCATGCCAGAGTCGAAGGCGAAGGCGGCCCGGCAGCGGGCGGTGGCCGCAGTAGAGTCCGACTCTTCCCGCCAGCGAGCGCGCTCCGTGAGGTCATACGACGGTCGCTAACCGCAGCAGAGTCTGACACACGGCGCCTCCGACGCAAGAATGCAGAGGCGCTCCACCTCGGTCTCGAGGCATCCGAGCGCCTTGCGCGGGAGAATGAGACCGCTGCCGCCAAGGCCGTGCACCACGTGAAGGAGCAGCAGCGCCTCCTCCGCCTTCTCTCTGGCTACATTTCGTCTGCATCAGAGAGCAGCACCACCACAGACGACGACGACTCTCCCGCCTTCGATGCGTACAGGGAGGAGATGGACCGCCGCGCGGCTGACCGCAAGGGCAAGGGCCCGACCAAGCGGTGAACTCTGGCCGACTCCGCCTCTGCATTTTATCCAGTTATATTTTCTTTGTATTATAAGTCCAACGAACTATGTCTTTTCGGGTCAGATGCAATATGTCCTATTACCCATGTGGAGAAATTTATCGTTCCATGTTGATCTACATTAATTTTGTTTATGTGCGGGCAAATGACTACTACAGTTGTGGATAGAGAAAAATGGACACTGCCCGGTCACTGTCAACGGACATGTCCGAACACGTCCATGGGTGTTTGGGGGACTGTTTTTGCGAGTTGtgattgtagatgctctaagacTGCATATGTGCTCTGCCTGGTACTCTGGAGTAGAAAACAGAGGAGAGGGCTCAGCTTTTATTGCACGTCTTGTTGATGTTTTGGTCCAGCACGGTAGGGCGTTTGTGATCTGAACGCACTCTGATTTATCAACCATTGATCAGTACGAGTAAATTACGAGAAGAGATTACCGACCGCAAACGGAACACAAAACATTGCCGGTAAATTGGTACTCTGCAAAGCCCAATTTAGACGCAGGAGCGGACAAGCGACTGCAGGAAAGTCACTAAAAAAGCGTCCATGACGCTCCGTCAAGACACTATAAAAATCCATACATACCCGACATCCATCACAACTCAAAATACACAGCACACCTCCTCACCAGTCTCTTAGTCTCTCTACTCCTTGTACCAGCTAGCCAGCTAGGCGCGCTCGCGCTCCGCTTGGCCCCAGCCATGGCAAGCCGAGTTCTCACCCCCTTACAGCTTACCGCCACCCTCCTCGTGGCGCTACTCGCGACGTGCCATGCCGGCAGCATTGCCGTCTATTGGGGCCAGAACGACGGTGAGGCGTCGCTGGCCGAGACATGCGCGTCCGGAAATTATGAGTTTGTCATCCTGGCTTTCCTCCCCAAGTTCGGTAAGGGCCAGACGCCGCAGCTGGACCTCGGCAGCCACTGCGACGCCTCGTCGGGCGGCTGCAAAAGCCAGAGCAAGGACATCCACTCATGCCAGCGCGGCGGTGTCAAGGTCCTCCTCTCTATCGGCGGCGGAGACGGCAGCTACGGCCTCTCATCACCCGGTGATGCACGGCAGGTTGCCATGTACCTCTGGAACAACTACCTGGGCGGCACGTCATCGTTCCGTCCTCTCGGCGACGCCGTACTCGACggcatcgacttcgacatcgagCTTGGTGGTGCCAAGTTCTGGAACGATCTCGCTACGGACCTGAAGAACTTAGGAAAGAAGGGAGACAAAACCGTCCTGCTGAGCGCGGCACCGCAATGCCCGTTCCCGGACGAGTGGGACGGCAATGCAATCAACACGGGGCTCTTCGACTTCGTATGGGTGCAGTTCTACAACAACCCGGAGTGTCAGTTCAGCGCGGGGCGTGGAGCGTTCATGGAAGCATGGAAAAGATGGGAGTCGGTGCCGGCAGGGAAGATCTTCCTGGGACTGCCGGCCTCCAAGGACGCCGCAGGCACCGGGTTCGTGCCTGCCGGCGAGCTCACATCGCGCGTGCTTCCGCTCATCAAGGGCTCGCCCAAGTATGGCGGCGTCATGCTGTGGTCAAAGTTCTACGACGATCGCACTGGATACAGCTCTGCCATCAAGAGCCATGTGTGATTCCCCTTAGTGTGCTTGGCCTAGTATTTATGTGTCGCTTGTCCTGTTTCATTGTATCATGCGTTAATTGTTTGAGATGACATCATATTGATAGCTAGCATACCGGTGTACATGAGGAGATATGC
The Aegilops tauschii subsp. strangulata cultivar AL8/78 chromosome 3, Aet v6.0, whole genome shotgun sequence genome window above contains:
- the LOC141021020 gene encoding acidic endochitinase SE2-like, which produces MASRVLTPLQLTATLLVALLATCHAGSIAVYWGQNDGEASLAETCASGNYEFVILAFLPKFGKGQTPQLDLGSHCDASSGGCKSQSKDIHSCQRGGVKVLLSIGGGDGSYGLSSPGDARQVAMYLWNNYLGGTSSFRPLGDAVLDGIDFDIELGGAKFWNDLATDLKNLGKKGDKTVLLSAAPQCPFPDEWDGNAINTGLFDFVWVQFYNNPECQFSAGRGAFMEAWKRWESVPAGKIFLGLPASKDAAGTGFVPAGELTSRVLPLIKGSPKYGGVMLWSKFYDDRTGYSSAIKSHV
- the LOC109768892 gene encoding acidic endochitinase-like; translated protein: MASRALTPFQFAAILLVALFAKCNAGSIAVYWGQNDGEVSLAKTCASGNYKFVVVAFLPKFGKGQKPELNLAGHCDPSSGGCKSLSKDIHSCQRRGVKVLLSLGGADGSYGLSSRGDARQVAMYLWNTFLGGTSSSSRPLGDAVLDGIDFDIEKGGSKFWGDLARDLKNLDKGVLLSAAPQCPFPDQWDDGAIRTGLFDFVWVQFYNNPECQISAGRGAFLAAWKRWESLPIGKLFLGLPASKDAAGTGFVPAGKLKSVLPLIKGTPKYGGVMLWAKFYDDRIGYSSAIKSHV